In Aphelocoma coerulescens isolate FSJ_1873_10779 chromosome 3, UR_Acoe_1.0, whole genome shotgun sequence, a single window of DNA contains:
- the SNX5 gene encoding sorting nexin-5, whose protein sequence is MALLRGDAQDKLRSVSVDLNVDPSLQIDIPDALSEKDRVKFTVHTKTTLPAFQSPEFSVTRQHEDFVWLHDTLTETEEYAGLIIPPAPSKPDFDGPREKMQKLGEGEVSMTKEEFAKMKQELEAEYLAVFKKTVSSHEIFLQRIASHPVLSKDRNFHVFLEYDQDLSVRRKNTKEMFGGFLKSVVKSADEVLFSGVKEVEDFFEQEKTFLVNYYNRIKDACAKADKMTRSHKNVADDYIYTSACLNSLALEEPTVIKKYLLKVAELFEKLRKVESRVSSDEDLKLSELLRYYMLNIEAAKDLLYRRTRALVDYENSNKALDKARLKSKDVKLAEAHQQECCQKFEKISESAKQELMSFKQKRIAAFRKNLIEMAELEIKHAKNNVSLLQSCIDLFKN, encoded by the exons ATGGCTCTGCTCCGTGGGGACGCGCAGGACAAG CTGAGGTCTGTATCTGTAGACCTGAATGTTGATCCTTCTCTCCAAATTGATATCCCTGATGCCCTAAGTGAAAAGGACAGAGTGAAGTTCACTGTGCACACTAAG ACTACACTGCCAGCTTTTCAAAGCCCTGAGTTTTCAGTTACAAGGCAGCACGAAGACTTTGTGTGGTTACATGATACACTCACTGAAACTGAAGAGTATGCAGGACTCATT ATACCTCCAGCACCTTCAAAGCCTGACTTTGATGGTCCCAGAGAGAAGATGCAGAagctgggggaaggagaagtGTCTATGACAAAAGAAGAGTTTGCCAAAATGAAGCAAGAGCTAGAAGC TGAATACCTCGCTGTCTTCAAGAAGACTGTCTCATCACATGAGATCTTCCTGCAGCGGATTGCTTCTCATCCTGTGCTCAGCAAAGATCGCAATTTCCATGTTTTCCTGGAGTATGACCAGGAT CTGAGTGTTCGGAGGAAAAACACTAAAGAGATGTTTGgtggctttttaaaaagtgtagtAAAGAGTGCTGATGAGGTTCTCTTCTCTGGAGTCAAG GAAGTAGAAGATTTTTTTGAGCAAGAGAAGACTTTTCTTGTGAACTACTACAACAGAATCAAGGATGCATGTGCAAAAGCAGATAAGATGACAAGATCTCATAAAA ATGTTGCAGATGACTATATTTATACTTCAGCTTGTTTGAACAGCCTGGCATTAGAAGAGCCTACAGTTATCAAAAA GTACTTGTTgaaagttgcagagctctttgaGAAACTCAGG aaGGTAGAGAGTAGAGTTTCATCTGATGAAGACTTAAAGCTCTCTGAACTGTTGAGGTACTACATGCTCAATATAGAAGCTGCTAAG GATCTTTTGTACAGACGAACCAGGGCTCTAGTTGACTATGAGAACTCAAACAAAGCTCTAGACAAAGCCAGACTAAAGAGCAAGGACGTCAAGCTGGCTGAGGCACATCAACAGGAGTGCTGTCAGAAGTTTGAAAAGATTTCAGAATCTGCAAAACAAG AACTGATGAGCTTCAAACAGAAGAGAATAGCAGCATTCCGCAAAAATTTAATTGAAATGGCAGAACTGGAAATAAAACATGCAAAG